CCCTTAGTATTTGTCTGAAGACTTTTTAAGCTGTGGCAATAAATCTGTTTAAGATTCAACAGTCTTTGTCTGAAAACTCTTCATAAAGCCGTGGGTAGTATAGTATGTCTAGGTTGAGTCTTTGTCTTAAAACCAAAGATTTTTCGTAAGCCGTGGGTAGATATTGTCTAAAGACTCTCAGTAAGCCGTTTTAAAATCATTATTTGTCTGAAGACTATTCATAAGCCATGTGTAGCAAGAAACTCAAAGTCTCTGTATAGAAACTTTTCCTTACCCGTGGGTAGATATGGACTAAAGACTCTTCATCAGACGTTTTCAAGACAGTCTTTGTCTAAAATCTTATTGCACGCCGTGGGTACAATCAAAGTCTGTCTGAAGACTTTTCTTAAGCCGTTTGTTAGTTCTCTAAGCCGTGGGTACAATCAAAGTCTGTCTAAAGACTTTCCATCCTTTGCTTAGGCATGCACTACCAACCAATAGTTGTGACATGAATGTCCCCAAAGAATCTCTGTCTACAGACTTTTCAAAGCTCTGGGTATCTGTTTTTGATTCTCATAAAGATTTTTTTATATTCCATTCATAGTCTTGGGTAACAGTATTTGAGAAATTTTTCCAGTTCATACTCTCTGTCATAAGACTTGGTTCAAGCTGTTAGTCATTTTTCCAACTCAATTTCGGTTCATAGTTCAAGTCTTAATACTTAGTTTAAGCCGTTGGTCGTTTTTTTTCCATCCAACAAGCTAAACACTGACATGTAGTCTTTGTCAAAATACCTTTTGTTGAGGCTTGTGGTGAAGTAAAGAGTCTGTTTTTCTTTCATATTATTCGTCTTTTAAGCCTTTGGTCTTTCTCTGAAGCCTTGTGGTTACTGAACAGATATGGTTTTTGCATTTTGGTTCAAAGTCTCTGTTTTAAGTTGTTGGTCGTGTTCACCGTACAACAACTCAAACAAACATATAGTCTTTGTGTAAGAATTTTCTAAGCCGCATGTAGTTTTTTTTTTCATCCAAGAAGTAAAATAGGTTTTCCTTGAGACCTCTGTAAACCGGTGGTCGTTTTTTTCATCCACCTTTAGTCGTTTTCACATCCAATAAACTTAGAAGTCTAAAGGGTTCATAGTTTCTATCTTTAAGACCTTTTATAAGCCGTGGGTAATAGTAGTATTGTCCAAGTTGAGTTGAGTCTTTGTCTAAAAAAGCCTTTGTAATGCCGTGGGCAGTAGTATTGTCTAAAGACTCTTCATAAAGCTGTTTTAACTTACTTGTTCTAAAGACTTTTTCATAAGCCGTGTGTAACAAGCAAGTCAAAGTCTTTGTCTAAAAACTTTTCATAAGCCGTGGGTAAGATATTGTCTAAAGACTCTTCATAGAAGTCAAGGTCTTTGTTTAAAACCTTTATAAGCCGTGGGTAACTCATAGTCTTTGTTTTTCTCATTTTATCCATCCGAACATTCTCAGTCTTTATGATGTATTGTTTGTCGTTTAATCCATCCAACACTCACATACTTTCTGTGTCTAAAGACTTTTTTTTTGGTAAGTTGTGGACTTGTGGGTCGTTTGATCCATCCATCCAATGTTTCATAGTCTTTTTTGTCTAAAGACTATTTTGAAAGCCACGGGACATTTCCATCCAACAGTCTCAGTCTCTGTCTAAAGACTCTACTTAAGTTGTTTGTTGTTGTTTATGTAAAAGCCGTGGGTAACTAAAGTATGTCATACTTTCCATCTTTTGCACTAACACCAACCATCAAGCGGACAATGTCCCCAATTTTTAGACATGCACTACCACCAACCAATAGTTGTTGGGGCCATGATTTAAAAATTTCTATGGGTCTAGGCTTCAGCAACGGGACAATGTCCCCAAATAAGAATCTGTCAGCTATTAGATTAGTCTCTGCCTATGATCCTTTTTGGGGTTTGATGAAAAACCAAAACAAAGCTTCTCTGTTTTGATAAAAACCAAAGCAAAAAGGCTCATCTCTTGGATTGGATAAAAACCTTTGAAAATCTTATTAAAAGGATCAAGAAAAAAAAAAAAGAGCTTATCTGTTTTGTTGCTTCGGCTGTTCGGCTCACAGATTCAAATTAATCTTCAGTTGTTATGGCTTCTCCATACACACATACTGAAGAAAAGAAACAAAATACATAGAGAGGCTAAAGTGAGAGACATTATTACTTCTACGGTTGCAAACATCTAAAAGAACAGACTTATTAGAACTCAAAACAACCCAAAATCTCTGTGAATATACATATTCGCACCAACCTTTTAATTAAAGTAATCGTTCAATCTGTTCACTTTATATGATCGACCCATGAATAAACATCAAATACCCTCAAATCTAAAAGCACGATGAAAACTCTAGCAAAAGACAGAGAAGTTCAAGTACCTCAACGACGGTTTCACGCGGAGTCAAGCGCATCCATGTAGATTCAACGAACGATTGAGGAAACTTGAAACCCTAACTCACAAAATTGCAAAAACAAGATAGCACAATCGCATCAGTTTAAACTTTAAACAAAATGAGAACGAACAAGAACAAATTCACGATCTAGAGATTAGAGAAATTGAAAAAAGACATGCTAATCTAAGAATCTCACTACTTCCTAAGAAGAACGAGAAAGACGAGAAGTATGTCTTCGTTAGCAATCGGGCTCCTGCCGCTATGAGATCTTTTGTTGATCCGTTGGATACTTCAATCGGACGGTCCTGCACTTTTTCACACAACTCTCAACCGTACGATTTAACTTCACTCTCAACGGTCCGCCATATTAGATGGGTTTCAATATGGGCCTACAGGTGTTTGAAACTAAGGCCCATAATAAGCACATTTATTCAAATTTCTAATCTTAAAATATACCATCTCCTTCGATATCCCTATTTTACAACGTTCCATCTATCGAATCTTTCCGGTCTTCTAATTCACTACTCCCTCTCTGGATCCCTCTCTCTAAGTGTAAGCTCTTCCAAAGGGAGAGAAAGGCAGAGCAAAAAATGAAGGCGATTTTAGGGTTCTTCGTCGAATCACAGCCACCGCTGCTTAATCAATAGATCCAGACCTCGTCTCTCTCATTCAGCACAGATCATTTCATCTCTGCTGCCACCATTAAGCTCCGATGGCTTCCTGTCACACAAATCCCCAGTGGCTTCCTCTGTCTTCACTAAGCTCTAGTGGCTTCCCCGTTTGTTTCATTAAGCTCCAATAGCTTCTCAGTCTCATTAAGCTCTCGTAGCTTCTTCCTCCTCTCGCCAGCAATCTCAGATCTCACAAACCAGATCTAGGGTTTGGGCAGGAGTATACTGTTTTTCACTCAGATTTTTAGATCTGCTCCTACTCTTACAATAAGCCTGAATGGCTTCTTTTCCACAAGAAAATCCCGATGTTCCGACCAAAGAAGAAGAAGGAACTCTCCCTCCTCGACGAACTGAAGGCGCTCGAGATGCTAGAAGAGGGAGAAATGGTCGACATCCCAGAGATAGAAAATGACGACCTCATTGAAGAAAACTCGTTGAGAGTGGTAGTTAGATGTCTCAATCCAGCGGCCCACAAGGTTGGGGGACTTGTCAAAGCGCTACCACCCATATGGGGCCTAGAAGATAGAGTTCACGAGCGAGGAGTAGGTGAAAACAGAGTTCAGTTCATCTTCCAATCAGACAGAGATCTCCATCACGTCTTAACCAGAGGACCTTGGTTCGTTAACGGATGGATAGTCTCCGTTAATCAGTGGACTCCGCGCCCTGGACCTGATTTCCTCAAGAAAATCCCCTTCTGGATAAGAGTCAGAGGTATCCCCATCCATCTCTTAAAGAAACAAGCTATAGAAAGCCTGTTGGGGCCTCTGGGCACTGTGGAGAAAGTCGAGCTCCACGCAAAGAACTCAACTTCAATATACTATGTCAGAGCACTAGTCTGGATCAATGCAGATGAACCACTGCAGTTTAGAAGAACTGCCCGCTTCAGATCAGGAGAAGTCGTGCCCACGGAGCTCGAATACGAGAAGCTTCTCAAAATCTGTTTCACCTGTAAAAGTCTCACTCATGAACAATCTCGATGTCCCGAGGTAGCACCAGCACAATCTCTCCCAGTTAGTAGAGGTCATAGAAGCAAAAATGCACTGATTGCAACGAGGGAATGCCGCAAAGAAGCTCCACCAGAACCTAGCTCTGGACACAGACTGACAATAACAAAAGGCTCCCTCTCTCAGATACCTCTAGCAAGACAGGCGAAAAGTACAGAACATCGCAAGCGTGACGATAAAAAAGGGAAAAGATCAGAGACTGCACCTTCTCAAGTCTGGAAGAAAAAGTCAATTGCTATTGGAGGGAACTCAAAGAGCACAGAAGAATCCTCTCAACACTCGAGTCAGAGGGTATGCTTCAGCGGAGAAGGGAGAAACTCATCGGGAGCTAGTGAAGAGACGGTATCAGTGTTTGAAAGACTCAGCAGCAAGTTTGATACTCCATCAAAAGACACTGAAAGTTCAGACAAGAACCAAGATGGAAGATCAAGCAAGGGAAGCCGTAGCCCTCCCTCAGTCTTTGAAACACTTGGCTTTCCTCCTATCAGCTCTTCAGACAAAAAGAACAAAGATGCTGAACTGTCCACTGCTAAAAGAAGAAGATCAGGCAGCAACAGCGGTGGTAGAGAGAGTAAAAAGGTGAGGTTGAGTGGCAGGGAGAGCAACATCTCCCCATCATCGGTCTTCCATAGATTGGGATCTCAAGTGGTAGTGCCTGAAGGAAATCATTCAGGAGACAAGAAGCATTCTGCACACGTTGCAGCATATACTCAGAGCCTTTATGTTCAGCGAATAGTATTGGCCAGTGGTAAAATTGTTGAAGAAGGGTTGATGGTTAATACCAACCCTTCATCTCCAATATGAAACTACTGAGCTGGAACTGTCAGGGGGTTGGGAATACCCCGACAGTTCGACATCTACAGGAGGTACTTGGTCAGTACTCTCCTGAGATACTATTCCTCAGCGAGACCAAAAATAAGAGAAGATATATGGAAGGGCTTGTGGATAAATTTGGATACTATAATATCAAAACAGTGGAGCCCATCGGAAAGAGTGGAGGTCTAGCAGTGATGTGGAAGGAAAGTTGCAAAGTAGAAATACTGCAGGCCAATAAGAGAATAATCGACATGAAGGTGCATTGGCAAGACAAAAGCTTCTATTTATCATGTATCTACAGAGATCCAGTCAAATGCAGAAGACATGAGGTCAGGGAAAGGATCACCAGAATTGGGGTAGACAGAAAAGGTTCCTGGGTGATGACAGGGGACTTCAACGAAATTCTAGACCCATCAGAGAAGATAGGTGGAACAGAGAGAGATCCAGCAGATGGGAGAGACTTCAAGCAAATGCTCTCTGCTTGCGGCCTAGGAAACATCAAGCATACATGATACCAACACTCCTGGGCAGGAACTCGTAACGAAGAGACAGTACAATGCAGACTTGACAGAACAGTGGCTAACCAGGAGTGGGTAGATCTGTTTCCACAAGCAGACGCAACTTATCTCAAGAGAGTAAGCTCTGATCATAGCCCTGTTCTAACTACCCTCATGGATCAAATCTAGAAACGGCGTGCGGGGTTCAAGTATGATAAACGGTGGCTGCATAGAGAAGGATTTACAGATGTGGTTAAAAGATCTTGGCAAGGCGTAACACAAGGCCAGAGCAGTCTAATGAGCAACATAGCAACCTGTCGAAAATCCATCTCATTATGGAAAAGACTTGCCAAGCCAAATTCTGCCTTAAGAATTCAAGAGCTCCACCACAAGATAGACACAACAACGAGACAACAGTTCATCGACAGAGAAGAACTTCATGGCCTCAGAGCGGAGCTAAACGAAGAATATCAGAATGATGAAACCTTTTGGCAACAAAAGATCAGATTGGTCTGGCTTCGATCAGGGGACCAAAACACGAAGTTCTTCCATGCTGTTACAAAGAACCGTAGAGCACAAAACCGAATTCTAAGCTTGATTGACAGTGAAGGCAAGGAATGGTATGCAGAGGAGGATCTTGGCAGAGTAGCAGAGGGCCATTTCCGGAACCTTTACTCTTCGGAGGATGTGGGTATTACTCTCCCATTTTCGGAAGAGATCCCCTCGATAGTGACAGCAGCTCAGAACGCCAAGCTAATGATGCCGGTAACTATCAAAGAGATCAAAGAAGCGGTCTTCGACATCAACCCCAATAAATGCCCCGGTCCAGACGGAATGACTGGCCACTTCTTCCAACAGTTCTGGGAGACCATGAGTTCGGAGATAACTGAAATGGTCACAAGCTTCTTCACTACGGGGAAGCTTGAGGAGGGCATTAACAAGACGAACATTTGCCTCATCCCGAAGAAGTTGAGCGCCAAAAGTCTTGATGAGTTCAGACCCATAAGTCTATGTAATGTTGCATATAAGGTTGTATCAAAACTGTTGAGCAAGCGTTTAAAAATGATCCTACCTAGCATCATTACGGAAACGCAAGCGGCTTTTGTTGATGAGAGACTAATATCCGACAATATACTGATTGCTCATGAACTCCTACACGCACCAAACTCCAACAACAGATGCTCCAGGGAGCACATTGCCATCAAGACGGACCTCTCCAAAGCTTTTGATAGAGTAGAGTGGGTCTTCCTGGAGAAAGCTATGAGAACATTAGGTTTTTCTGAAGACTGGTGCAATCTTATAATGGAGTGCGTAACCTCAGTGGAGTACCAGGTGCTGATCAACGGCAACCCATTGATGTTAGGAGTTTTCAAGGCTCCTAAGACAAATGTTGTAGTATAGTGATTGTTGAACCAGTTCTGAGGGATATCAAAGCAATGAGAATGCAAGTACTTACTTAATCTAAGTGCAACCAATGATTTAGATGGGTTTTAAGCTACGACTAAAACTAGAAAGCAATAACAGAATGATACTTTCTTGACTAAGGGAAAAGAGAACCCATGGGCATAGGGATTAGACCTTGGGTGATCAAGTATCGAACTAAGGATGGCAAATGATCAATCAAACTATCAACCTTAAGCCTAGACACAATTCTAAGCAAGCTCTATGTCTAGATGAATGCTCATTTGCTAACATATCTCAAACATCAAATGTCTTTGGTTGAATAATATGAAAGCAATCATTACTAACAAGTCTATTAGCTATCTTAGCATCTTTAACAACAAATGTCTTTGGCAAAGTATGCTAAAAGCTAAGAAGAGTTGTCTCGGGCATTTCCTCGAACACCTTTCGGGGGGGAAATGCCTAAGGTTCAACTACTCAGTGGCCAACTCAGAAGATGCTTTATGCTCACTCTACTAGCAAGGAAATATGAATGATCTACACTAAAACATCCTAGAACTAACCTAATCACCCTTAATCTCCCTAACCCATGAATTCAAAAGGTGATTACTCACTAATCTCCATGATTCCTCTTAAACACATATTGGATTTCAGATTAATCATGTAGAGAAATAGAGAAGAAATCAACAATAACACAAGAACATAACAATCAAGATCCAAGAGATTGAACTTCTCAAGAGAGTTTTTGTGTATTTATCAATAGATCCAATGTTAATTTGCCTGCCGGCTACAAAAGATGTTTAAAACATAGGTTTTTCCAAGTGCAAAACGTCCAAAATAAATTGCAAAAAGGTCCTCGGGAAATCATGATTTTCGGCAGCAAAGTAACGCGGAGCGACCTCGGCACGTCGCTGCGAGAGGTCGCTCCCGGGTCGTTTCTTCGCGAGCGACCTGGCTGTGTCGCTCCGAAGACGTCNNNNNNNNNNNNNNNNNNNNNNNNNNNNNNNNNNNNNNNNNNNNNNNNNNNNNNNNNNNNNNNNNNNNNNNNNNNNNNNNNNNNNNNNNNNNNNNNNNNNNNNNNNNNNNNNNNNNNNNNNNNNNNNNNNNNNNNNNNNNNNNNNNNNNNNNNNNNNNNNNNNNNNNNNNNNNNNNNNNNNNNNNNNNNNNNNNNNNNNNNNNNNNNNNNNNNNNNNNNNNNNNNNNNNNNNNNNNNNNNNNNNNNNNNNNNNNNNNNNNNNNNNNNNNNNNNNNNNNNNNNNNNNNNNNNNNNNNNNNNNNNNNNNNNNNNNNNNNNNNNNNNNNNNNNNNNNNNNNNNNNNNNNNNNNNNNNNNNNNNNNNNNNNNNNNNNNNNNNNNNNNNNNNNNNNNNNNNNNNNNNNNNNNNNNNNNNNNNNNNNNNNNNNNNNNNNNNNNNNNNNNNNNNNNNNNNNNNNNNNNNNNNNNNNNNNNNNNNNNNNNNNNNNNNNNNNNNNNNNNNNNNNNNNNNNNNNNNNNNNNNNNNNNNNNNNNNNNNNNNNNNNNNNNNNNNNNNNNNNNNNNNNNNNNNNNNNNNNNNNNNNNNNNNNNNNNNNNNNNNNNNNNNNNNNNNNNNNNNNNNNNNNNNNNNNNNNNNNNNNNNNNNNNNNNNNNNNNNNNNNNNNNNNNNNNNNNNNNNNNNNNNNNNNNNNNNNNNNNNNNNNNNNNNNNNNNNNNNNNNNNNNNNNNNNNNNNNNNNNNNNNNNNNNNNNNNNNNNNNNNNNNNNNNNNNNNNNNNNNNNNNNNNNNNNNNNNNNNNNNNNNNNNNNNNNNNNNNNNNNNNNNNNNNNNNNNNNNNNNNNNNNNNNNNNNNNNNNNNNNNNNNNNNNNNNNNNNNNNNNNNNNNNNNNNNNNNNNNNNNNNNNNNNNNNNNNNNNNNNNNNNNNNNNNNNNNNNNNNNNNNNNNNNNNNNNNNNNNNNNNNNNNNNNNNNNNNNNNNNNNNNNNNNNNNNNNNNNNNNNNNNNNNNNNNNNNNNNNNNNNNNNNNNNNNNNNNNNNNNNNNNNNNNNNNNNNNNNNNNNNNNNNNNNNNNNNNNNNNNNNNNNNNNNNNNNNNNNNNNNNNNNNNNNNNNNNNNNNNNNNNNNNNNNNNNNNNNNNNNNNNNNNNNNNNNNNNNNNNNNNNNNNNNNNNNNNNNNNNNNNNNNNNNNNNNNNNNNNNNNNNNNNNNNNNNNNNNNNNNNNNNNNNNNNNNNNNNNNNNNNNNNNNNNNNNNNNNNNNNNNNNNNNNNNNNNNNNNNNNNNNNNNNNNNNNNNNNNNNNNNNNNNNNNNNNNNNNNNNNNNNNNNNNNNNNNNNNNNNNNNNNNNNNNNNNNNNNNNNNNNNNNNNNNNNNNNNNNNNNNNNNNNNNNNNNNNNNNNNNNNNNNNNNNNNNNNNNNNNNNNNNNNNNNNNNNNNNNNNNNNNNNNNNNNNNNNNNNNNNNNNNNNNNNNNNNNNNNNNNNNNNNNNNNNNNNNNNNNNNNNNNNNNNNNNNNNNNNNNNNNNNNNNNNNNNNNNNNNNNNNNNNNNNNNNNNNNNNNNNNNNNNNNNNNNNNNNNNNNNNNNNNNNNNNNNNNNNNNNNNNNNNNNNNNNNNNNNNNNNNNNNNNNNNNNNNNNNNNNNNNNNNNNNNNNNNNNNNNNNNNNNNNNNNNNNNNNNNNNNNNNNNNNNNNNNNNNNNNNNNNNNNNNNNNNNNNNNNNNNNNNNNNNNNNNNNNNNNNNNNNNNNNNNNNNNNNNNNNNNNNNNNNNNNNNNNNNNNNNNNNNNNNNNNNNNNNNNNNNNNNNNNNNNNNNNNNNNN
This genomic interval from Brassica oleracea var. oleracea cultivar TO1000 chromosome C2, BOL, whole genome shotgun sequence contains the following:
- the LOC106323845 gene encoding uncharacterized protein LOC106323845 — encoded protein: MFRPKKKKELSLLDELKALEMLEEGEMVDIPEIENDDLIEENSLRVVVRCLNPAAHKVGGLVKALPPIWGLEDRVHERGVGENRVQFIFQSDRDLHHVLTRGPWFVNGWIVSVNQWTPRPGPDFLKKIPFWIRVRGIPIHLLKKQAIESLLGPLGTVEKVELHAKNSTSIYYVRALVWINADEPLQFRRTARFRSGEVVPTELEYEKLLKICFTCKSLTHEQSRCPEVAPAQSLPVSRGHRSKNALIATRECRKEAPPEPSSGHRLTITKGSLSQIPLARQAKSTEHRKRDDKKGKRSETAPSQVWKKKSIAIGGNSKSTEESSQHSSQRVCFSGEGRNSSGASEETVSVFERLSSKFDTPSKDTESSDKNQDGRSSKGSRSPPSVFETLGFPPISSSDKKNKDAELSTAKRRRSGSNSGGRESKKVRLSGRESNISPSSVFHRLGSQVVVPEGNHSGDKKHSAHVAAYTQSLYVQRIVLASGKIVEEGLMVNTNPSSPI